The Verrucomicrobiota bacterium genome includes a window with the following:
- a CDS encoding DNA polymerase III subunit alpha — protein sequence MSHADCVHLHLHTEYSLLDGACRLDRLMEKAHELKFPALTITDHGVLYGAIDFYQAARAKGIKPIIGCEVYVAPGSRFEKKTSSGGRDVYSHLVLLAKDETGYKNLIQLASAAHLEGYYYKPRIDKELLAAHKDGLIALSGCLASEIPELIQKDQLPLARQAIDWFKQTFGAENFYLELQNHGIAEQAKVNRHLIPWAREFGLKLVATNDVHYVEKSHAHAHDCLVCIGRQIALSDPTPRYVKGQFYLRSAEEMKALFHETPEAVLNTLEVAEKCNVEIEFGKLHFPTFTPPEHFTREGYLRQLLAEGLKTRYGIQARAEGKEFVVESLEDPRRLPTFNAGQASSLPRAAAESVVTNSESQDAEIRPQSSGRQDACPTLGDPVVAGAVQALIERLQNELTVIEKTGFISYFLIVGDFIRYGRRKGISCVARGSAAGSIVTYLLEISNVDPIRYGLLFERFLNPERISPPDIDIDFADDRRADVIEYVRRKYGHDSVAQIITFGTMGAKSVVRDVGRVMGLSYSECDRLAKMIPNELKMDLGKALKQSPEFKAAYDSEDATRELVDTAFVLEDLTRNASVHAAGVVIGDQPLVNLLPLKQDDDDAIVTQYAMGPVGDLGLLKMDFLGLKTLTVIRNTCEMVKATHSIDIPIDDLPLDEAKTYDLLNKANTVGIFQLESAGMRDLCRKFQISSIEHITALIALYRPGPMELIPEFIRRRHGEVKIEYEHPLLEPICRETYGILIYQEQVMQAAQVLAGFTLGAADVLRRAMGKKKPEEMAKQREVFVKGCARVNNIQTAKANQVFGLLEKFAGYGFNKSHAAAYAIVAYQTAYLKANHPVEFLSAMMTNDLSDTAKLSVLINEARAFGVEVLPPDVNESGVYFTPAQRRPGFQPGQASQTIDTAKGGTSPEAGVRDRQDACPTLRSIRFGLAAIKGIGEVAVESILKSRRESGKFQSLADLCERVDSRTVNRKVLEALIKSGACDAFGETRATLFSQIDHTLARAASIALDRERGQASLFGMLEEKSEPASETNSRLPEWPQSELLAAEKELLGFYVTGHPLTPFVPILEKYALANTSTIAQLPSRAMTRLGGLITAVQQGISKKSNQPYALVTVEDLEGSVQVLCLNENFNKYRELLVPNKAVLVVGEVNTGDDKPKIFPQEILPLEEAPRHYTKQVHLRLHTAHLKPADLEAVRELTAAHAGKCPLFLCLMRPAGEVIFIETHERFSVMPSRELEQAVDERFGEETYYAKVDTTPPERAPRRWERKAELAAVEE from the coding sequence ATGTCACATGCGGATTGCGTACATCTTCATCTGCACACCGAGTATTCGCTGCTCGACGGCGCTTGCCGCCTCGACCGGTTGATGGAGAAGGCGCACGAGTTGAAATTCCCCGCCCTGACCATCACCGACCACGGCGTGCTCTACGGCGCGATTGATTTTTATCAGGCCGCGCGCGCCAAAGGGATCAAGCCGATTATCGGCTGTGAAGTTTATGTCGCGCCCGGCAGCCGATTTGAAAAGAAAACGAGCAGCGGAGGCCGGGACGTTTACTCTCATCTGGTGCTCCTGGCCAAAGACGAGACCGGCTACAAGAACCTCATCCAACTCGCGTCCGCGGCGCATCTGGAGGGTTACTACTACAAGCCGCGGATCGACAAGGAACTTCTGGCCGCGCACAAGGACGGCTTGATCGCGCTGTCCGGTTGCCTGGCGAGCGAGATTCCGGAGTTGATCCAGAAAGACCAACTGCCGCTGGCGCGCCAGGCGATCGATTGGTTCAAGCAAACGTTCGGCGCCGAGAATTTTTACCTGGAGTTGCAGAACCACGGCATCGCGGAGCAAGCCAAGGTCAACCGGCATTTGATCCCGTGGGCCCGGGAATTCGGGTTGAAGCTCGTCGCCACGAACGACGTTCATTACGTCGAGAAAAGCCACGCGCACGCGCATGACTGTCTGGTCTGCATCGGCCGGCAAATCGCACTCAGCGATCCCACGCCGCGCTACGTCAAGGGGCAGTTTTACCTGCGCTCGGCCGAAGAAATGAAGGCGCTGTTCCACGAGACGCCCGAAGCGGTCCTGAACACGCTGGAGGTTGCGGAGAAATGCAACGTCGAAATCGAATTTGGCAAATTGCACTTTCCGACTTTCACGCCGCCGGAGCACTTCACGCGGGAAGGCTATTTGCGCCAACTGCTGGCCGAAGGCTTGAAGACGCGCTACGGAATTCAGGCGCGTGCGGAAGGGAAGGAGTTTGTCGTTGAGTCGCTCGAAGACCCGCGACGTCTGCCGACGTTCAACGCGGGGCAGGCTTCCAGCCTGCCCCGCGCAGCAGCGGAATCCGTCGTCACGAATTCTGAAAGCCAAGACGCGGAAATTCGACCGCAATCATCAGGCAGGCAGGATGCCTGCCCTACGTTGGGCGATCCGGTCGTCGCCGGTGCCGTCCAGGCCCTGATCGAGCGGCTCCAGAACGAGCTGACCGTGATTGAGAAGACCGGCTTCATCAGCTATTTTTTGATCGTCGGTGATTTCATCCGGTATGGCCGGCGCAAAGGGATTTCCTGCGTGGCCAGAGGTTCGGCCGCCGGGTCGATTGTCACGTATCTCCTGGAAATCTCGAACGTGGATCCGATCCGGTACGGCTTGCTCTTCGAGCGGTTCCTGAATCCCGAACGCATCAGTCCGCCCGATATCGACATCGATTTCGCGGACGACCGGCGCGCCGACGTCATCGAGTACGTCCGCCGGAAGTATGGGCACGATTCCGTCGCGCAGATTATCACCTTTGGCACGATGGGCGCAAAATCAGTCGTCCGCGACGTGGGACGCGTTATGGGCCTCAGCTACTCGGAATGCGACCGGCTCGCGAAGATGATTCCCAACGAATTGAAAATGGATCTGGGAAAAGCGCTGAAGCAATCGCCGGAATTCAAGGCTGCTTACGACTCCGAAGACGCGACGCGCGAGCTGGTCGATACGGCGTTCGTTCTGGAGGATTTGACGAGGAACGCCTCCGTTCACGCGGCGGGCGTGGTGATTGGCGACCAACCGCTCGTCAATTTGCTGCCCCTGAAACAAGACGATGACGACGCCATCGTGACCCAGTACGCCATGGGGCCGGTCGGAGACCTCGGACTTCTCAAGATGGATTTTCTGGGGTTGAAGACGCTCACGGTCATTCGCAACACCTGCGAGATGGTCAAAGCCACCCACAGCATCGACATCCCCATCGACGATTTGCCGCTGGACGAAGCGAAGACCTACGATTTGCTCAACAAGGCCAACACCGTCGGCATCTTCCAATTGGAATCCGCGGGCATGCGGGATCTCTGCCGCAAATTCCAGATCAGCTCGATCGAACACATCACCGCGCTGATCGCGCTGTACCGGCCCGGCCCGATGGAACTGATTCCTGAATTCATCCGCCGCCGGCATGGCGAAGTGAAGATCGAATACGAACATCCACTGCTCGAGCCGATCTGCCGCGAGACCTACGGCATCCTGATTTATCAGGAGCAAGTCATGCAAGCGGCCCAGGTGTTGGCAGGTTTCACGCTTGGCGCTGCCGACGTGCTGCGCCGCGCGATGGGGAAGAAGAAACCCGAAGAAATGGCCAAGCAACGCGAGGTGTTCGTCAAAGGCTGCGCCCGCGTGAACAATATTCAGACCGCCAAAGCCAATCAGGTTTTCGGCTTGCTCGAAAAATTCGCGGGGTATGGCTTCAACAAGTCTCACGCCGCGGCTTACGCCATCGTCGCGTATCAAACCGCGTACTTGAAGGCCAATCATCCGGTGGAATTCCTCAGCGCGATGATGACGAACGACCTGAGCGACACCGCCAAACTCAGCGTGCTCATCAATGAGGCGCGCGCGTTCGGCGTCGAGGTGCTCCCGCCGGACGTGAACGAGAGTGGGGTGTATTTCACGCCGGCCCAACGTAGGCCAGGCTTCCAGCCTGGCCAGGCCTCACAGACGATTGACACAGCCAAGGGCGGGACGTCTCCAGAAGCCGGTGTTCGGGACAGGCAGGATGCCTGTCCTACGTTGCGCTCCATTCGTTTCGGCCTCGCCGCGATCAAAGGCATCGGAGAGGTCGCCGTGGAGAGCATTCTCAAGTCACGGCGGGAAAGCGGCAAATTCCAATCGCTGGCGGATTTGTGCGAGCGGGTCGATAGCCGGACTGTGAATCGCAAGGTGCTGGAAGCGCTCATCAAGAGCGGCGCGTGCGACGCGTTCGGAGAGACCCGCGCGACGTTGTTTTCGCAAATCGACCATACCCTGGCGCGCGCCGCGAGCATTGCTCTGGATCGCGAGCGGGGCCAGGCTTCACTGTTCGGAATGCTGGAGGAGAAATCCGAACCCGCGTCGGAAACCAATAGCCGACTTCCGGAATGGCCGCAAAGCGAGCTGCTGGCCGCGGAAAAGGAACTCCTCGGCTTCTACGTCACGGGGCATCCGCTGACGCCGTTCGTGCCGATCCTGGAGAAATACGCGCTCGCCAACACGAGCACGATCGCCCAGTTGCCGTCGCGCGCCATGACACGCCTCGGAGGCCTGATTACCGCGGTGCAACAGGGCATTTCCAAGAAGAGCAATCAGCCGTATGCCCTGGTGACCGTCGAAGATCTGGAAGGTTCGGTGCAGGTGCTTTGCTTGAACGAGAACTTCAACAAATATCGCGAGTTGCTCGTGCCCAACAAAGCGGTGCTGGTCGTGGGGGAAGTGAACACCGGAGATGATAAACCGAAAATCTTTCCGCAGGAAATTCTGCCGCTGGAGGAAGCGCCCCGGCACTACACGAAACAAGTTCATCTGCGCTTGCACACCGCGCATTTGAAGCCGGCGGATTTGGAGGCGGTCCGCGAACTCACCGCGGCGCATGCCGGCAAGTGCCCGCTTTTCCTGTGCCTCATGAGGCCTGCGGGCG